Proteins from one Shewanella pealeana ATCC 700345 genomic window:
- a CDS encoding TonB-dependent receptor domain-containing protein, protein MYKNNFLTNSVRLALVSGAMTAAFTAPAVYAADEEVERIEVTGSRIKRTDMETSSPIHVMDAEQIKMSGFTNVEDILNQLPQLETASNAFQANGASGTASLDLRGLGSNRTLVLINGRRMQAGSITSQSADINQIPASLIKRVEVMTGGAAAVYGADAVAGVVNFIMDSDFDGISINVGASGYQHDNDNGYIQGLMDEKGFEYPSGNTDIDGKTYNIDLAIGSDFADGKGHAVAYAVWRRNDELLQGERDYSSCALNGSQSACGGSANTPLAHFDIYPVVDGEVDYKQNFWGYTDPNGNGFKPDDGYRYNYAPVNHFMRPNERISLGSFMNYEINDHARPYVELSFMQNRTAGQIAESGTFFNEEYLMDYNNPLLTELQKQQLQAEFNQTGDDQFVAYIGKRNVEGGARANNLEHNSYRILTGMEGDINDNWTYDVNFNYSATSSSSVYQNDLLAPKIAPRVGAVDTECVEADGCLYYNVFEPGGVTAEQAAQLAGVGIQTGLVTQTIYSGYVTGDIGVTIPSASDPIAMVFGFERREQDYERISDTVYEEGQLLGQGGPNTSLTGEIDVNELYTEFQIPILDNLAFDLGARYSDYSTSGGNWTYKVGADYTLADAYMFRASFNRAVRAPNVAELFDSQSIGLWSGADGCATDEDGNIAFNEAQCANTGVTMDQYGNIGSSPAGQYNEFAGGNPELDPEEAETITLGLVANPLDNFSFSLDYFNIEMENVISTVGAERILNICAETGDSAFCQNVQRSASGSLWLGQSGYVVNLSDNIGGRSWEGIDAAAQYNIELGSGDLSFDIIGSYAMKKEVQPIKGNDALAYDCAGNISSDCFATPEWRHTFTAKYTAADWVLAAKWRYYGEVSYDGTADTRLAEQGGIDAYNYFDLNGTYVFTDYMSVTAGMNNLFDKEPPMVGNSLSTNANTIAGFYDTLGRFMHVSVNLKF, encoded by the coding sequence ATGTATAAGAATAACTTTCTAACAAATTCAGTGCGTCTAGCGCTTGTTAGTGGTGCTATGACTGCTGCTTTTACCGCACCAGCAGTTTATGCAGCCGATGAAGAAGTAGAACGTATCGAAGTTACAGGTTCTCGCATTAAGCGAACAGATATGGAGACCTCTTCTCCAATTCATGTAATGGATGCTGAGCAGATAAAAATGAGTGGTTTTACCAATGTCGAAGACATTCTAAACCAACTTCCACAACTAGAAACTGCAAGTAACGCTTTCCAAGCTAACGGCGCATCAGGTACCGCTTCACTAGATTTACGTGGTCTAGGTAGTAACCGTACACTAGTACTTATCAATGGTCGCAGAATGCAAGCGGGTAGTATTACCTCACAAAGTGCCGATATTAACCAAATTCCAGCTTCGCTAATTAAGCGTGTCGAAGTGATGACAGGTGGTGCTGCAGCCGTATACGGTGCTGACGCAGTAGCGGGTGTTGTGAACTTCATCATGGATAGCGATTTCGATGGCATCTCAATCAATGTTGGAGCCTCTGGTTACCAGCATGATAACGATAATGGCTACATTCAAGGCCTTATGGATGAGAAAGGCTTCGAATACCCTTCAGGCAATACAGATATCGATGGTAAGACTTATAATATCGATTTAGCAATTGGTAGTGATTTTGCCGACGGTAAGGGTCACGCTGTAGCATATGCTGTTTGGCGTCGTAACGATGAGCTACTTCAAGGTGAGCGAGATTATTCTTCTTGTGCACTAAATGGTTCACAGTCTGCTTGTGGTGGTTCTGCTAACACGCCGCTAGCTCACTTCGATATCTACCCAGTAGTTGATGGTGAAGTTGATTACAAACAAAACTTTTGGGGTTACACCGATCCAAATGGTAACGGTTTTAAGCCAGATGATGGCTACCGTTATAACTATGCACCAGTAAACCACTTTATGCGTCCAAATGAGCGTATTTCTCTAGGTTCATTTATGAACTACGAAATTAACGATCATGCGCGTCCATATGTAGAGCTGTCTTTCATGCAGAACCGCACTGCTGGTCAGATTGCTGAATCAGGTACTTTCTTCAACGAAGAGTATTTGATGGATTATAACAACCCATTGCTAACTGAGCTTCAAAAGCAGCAGTTACAAGCTGAATTCAATCAAACAGGCGATGATCAATTCGTAGCCTATATCGGTAAGCGTAATGTCGAAGGTGGTGCGCGTGCTAACAATCTAGAGCACAACTCATACCGTATCCTTACTGGTATGGAAGGTGACATCAATGATAACTGGACTTACGATGTAAACTTCAACTATTCAGCGACATCATCTTCATCTGTGTATCAGAATGACCTACTTGCACCAAAAATTGCACCAAGAGTTGGTGCGGTTGATACTGAGTGTGTAGAAGCCGATGGCTGCCTATATTATAACGTTTTTGAGCCAGGCGGAGTAACCGCAGAGCAAGCTGCACAGCTAGCTGGTGTTGGTATCCAAACAGGTCTAGTAACGCAAACTATTTACAGTGGTTATGTGACAGGTGATATCGGTGTGACAATTCCTTCTGCATCAGATCCAATTGCGATGGTATTTGGTTTTGAGCGTCGTGAGCAGGATTATGAAAGAATTTCAGATACCGTATATGAAGAAGGACAACTACTAGGTCAAGGTGGTCCAAACACTAGTCTTACTGGTGAGATTGATGTAAACGAACTTTATACAGAATTCCAAATCCCTATACTGGACAACTTAGCATTTGATTTAGGTGCTCGTTATTCTGATTATTCAACTTCTGGTGGTAACTGGACTTATAAAGTCGGCGCTGATTACACTTTGGCAGATGCTTATATGTTCCGCGCAAGTTTCAACCGTGCGGTACGTGCACCAAATGTGGCTGAATTATTTGACTCACAAAGTATTGGCCTATGGTCGGGTGCAGATGGTTGTGCCACTGATGAAGATGGTAATATCGCATTTAATGAAGCACAGTGTGCTAATACTGGCGTAACTATGGATCAGTATGGCAACATCGGTTCATCTCCTGCGGGACAGTACAATGAGTTCGCTGGTGGTAACCCAGAGCTAGACCCTGAAGAAGCTGAAACAATTACTTTAGGCTTAGTCGCTAACCCATTAGATAACTTCAGTTTCTCACTTGATTATTTCAACATTGAGATGGAAAACGTGATCAGTACTGTTGGTGCTGAGCGAATTCTAAATATCTGTGCTGAAACAGGTGATAGCGCATTCTGTCAAAATGTTCAACGTAGTGCCTCTGGTAGCCTATGGTTAGGCCAAAGCGGTTACGTTGTAAACCTTAGTGACAACATTGGTGGTCGTTCTTGGGAAGGTATTGATGCTGCAGCTCAATACAACATCGAACTAGGCAGCGGTGACCTTTCTTTCGACATCATTGGTTCATACGCAATGAAGAAAGAAGTCCAACCAATCAAAGGTAACGATGCCCTAGCATATGATTGTGCTGGTAACATCAGCTCAGATTGTTTTGCGACTCCTGAGTGGAGACATACTTTTACAGCTAAGTACACTGCGGCTGATTGGGTGTTAGCAGCTAAATGGCGTTATTACGGTGAGGTCTCATATGATGGCACCGCTGATACACGTCTAGCAGAGCAAGGTGGTATCGACGCTTACAACTACTTCGATCTAAACGGTACTTACGTATTTACTGACTACATGTCTGTAACTGCGGGTATGAACAACCTATTTGATAAAGAGCCGCCAATGGTTGGCAACTCACTTTCAACTAATGCGAACACTATCGCTGGTTTCTATGACACGCTTGGTCGTTTCATGCACGTAAGTGTTAACCTTAAGTTCTAA
- a CDS encoding porin produces MKKTLVASALAAVIFVPTASAIEIYKDDKNAVEIGGYVDARIINTQGATEVVNGASRINFGFTRQMSDGWKAYTKLEWGVNPFGNTDIVYNSDSTLESQSGDFLNNRLGYVGLAHDTYGSITIGKQWGAWYDVVYNTNYGFVWDGNASGTYTYNKADGAVNGTGRGDKTVQYRNVFGDFSFAVQAQLKQDSFDINETATGASTLFPSTAKVAGVNNSNAVTTVEYNNTYGGSATYNVTENLVVTAGFNFGEFEATTSAGKRLTETDSIYGLGASWGNWGGEGVYAAFNVNKQEFHDTDNLNRMIQDAWGLESIASYKFDNGIRTFVSYNILEAGDEYEAAYNGDVFKRQFAVAGVHYVWDSNTVLYLEGRKDFSDFTSADKVQQAAMEVSEDDGIAIGIRYTL; encoded by the coding sequence ATGAAAAAGACTCTAGTAGCATCGGCTTTAGCCGCAGTGATATTTGTACCAACAGCATCAGCAATTGAAATTTATAAAGATGATAAAAATGCAGTAGAAATTGGTGGTTATGTTGATGCTCGCATCATCAATACTCAAGGTGCTACAGAAGTGGTTAACGGCGCTTCACGTATTAATTTCGGTTTTACTCGCCAGATGAGCGACGGCTGGAAAGCTTATACTAAGCTAGAGTGGGGCGTAAACCCATTCGGTAATACCGACATCGTTTACAACAGCGACAGTACATTAGAATCTCAAAGCGGTGACTTCTTAAATAACCGTTTAGGCTATGTAGGTCTTGCACACGACACATATGGTTCAATCACTATTGGTAAGCAATGGGGCGCATGGTATGACGTAGTTTATAACACTAACTATGGCTTCGTATGGGATGGTAACGCATCAGGTACTTACACTTACAATAAGGCTGATGGTGCTGTAAACGGTACTGGCCGTGGTGACAAAACGGTTCAATACCGTAATGTATTCGGTGATTTCAGCTTCGCAGTTCAGGCTCAGCTTAAGCAAGATAGTTTTGATATAAACGAAACTGCCACGGGTGCAAGCACTTTGTTCCCATCAACAGCTAAAGTTGCTGGTGTTAATAATTCAAATGCAGTAACAACAGTTGAATATAACAACACTTATGGCGGTTCTGCTACGTACAACGTAACTGAAAACTTAGTGGTAACTGCAGGTTTTAACTTTGGCGAGTTCGAAGCCACTACTTCTGCTGGTAAGCGTCTAACTGAAACTGACTCTATCTACGGTCTAGGTGCTAGCTGGGGTAACTGGGGCGGTGAAGGTGTTTACGCTGCATTCAACGTTAACAAGCAAGAGTTCCACGATACTGATAACCTAAACCGTATGATCCAAGATGCATGGGGTCTAGAATCAATTGCTTCTTACAAGTTCGATAACGGTATCCGTACTTTCGTTTCTTATAACATCCTAGAAGCAGGCGACGAATACGAAGCAGCTTACAATGGTGATGTATTCAAGCGTCAGTTTGCAGTTGCTGGTGTTCACTATGTTTGGGACTCAAACACTGTTCTTTATCTAGAAGGTCGTAAAGATTTTAGTGATTTCACTAGCGCAGATAAAGTACAGCAAGCTGCGATGGAAGTTTCTGAAGATGACGGTATCGCAATTGGTATCCGTTACACACTTTAA